Below is a window of Vicugna pacos chromosome 20, VicPac4, whole genome shotgun sequence DNA.
GAGTCTGGTGTTGGCTGAGAACAGCATTAGCCCGGAGCTGCAGCAGCAGATCTGTGACCTCCTCtctgagggggaggaggaggaggaggtggcaggaggGGCTGGCGACAcgcaggaaagagagagagggcggGAGCCTACTGCCCAGAAGAGGGGCAGCAGCTCCTGGATGTGCCCAAGTGGTAAGAGCCCCAAGGGTTGTTCAGAACCAGGTCTGAAGAGGCCTGGGACCAGAGAGTGGGTGTGGGAAACCTAGGTCACTACTCACCTATTTGTGGTCCCCAGTGGAGGAACACATGGTGGTCTGAACACCCCTCTGCCCTTCCACAGATCCCAGCTCTCAGATGGTGCTGATGACATCAGGACTAGGGGACAGTCTGTTGGCTGAGACCGAGATGTGACTCTCCATTTGGGCTTCTGTGCACCTTTACATTTGTCTATGTCCCCAGCACCTTGCCCTAAATAGGGTCAGaccctggggctggggaagggagggtgCCTGGGCTCTGGCAGCTCCTGGCAATGTGGTGGGAGGCTCTGGAAGCTGTGACTGAGCAAAATTCTTGGGGGCACTTGAACCCAAAGCAATGCCTCTGGACTTGTTAGCAGCTCTGGCTGCAGCCCGCTGGCTCGGAAGAGATTTTATGAACTCTACAACCTGGTGTGTGGCTCTGATCACTGGGGGCTGACCGTAGGGGAGGAATTCAAACTACCACTAGACACCACTAGAGGGCAGTACCACCCCACAGCCCAAGCTCCAGGCAGTGTCCACTGGCCCCAAACGACTCCAAGTCTGGCTCAGGTCTCCAACTGCTAGGACCCAGGGTTCTGGGATGACACCTTACATAGGTCCTGTAAGGATCATAACTAAGGTCAAGAGCCCTTAGAGCTGGGCTGGATTGGACCCTACCTTAAGGAAAGATTCAGGGGCCCTGCCAAGTTTACCTGAGGTGcaccctctccccctgcctgatGCTCTGTGCCCAGGGAAGCCCCAGGCAGAGTAGGGGCAAGGGGAACCACTAGCAAAGACTAGGACATGACTAGGCCTGGGAAGAATGGCAGAAAGAATGTCATTACTAGACAAATTAGGCCATACCAGTAAAatagtttaatttaattttaaaatagttattgaTGTGAAAATTTCCCAAAGGTGGGAGTAACAGTCTAGAGCCAAGGTTGGGAGCAGGGCCAGGCTTCCTAGAGCTCAGCTTGAGGCCCCTGAATCCCATCCTCCACTCCCttccagagggaggaaggaaacagcTGAGGAGAGCCCTGAGTCAGTCCTCTCCCTCATCCCCTGAGGGCCTGCTGTGCTAGGTCCCTTGAAGGCAACAGCTCGTGCAGAGGACTTggggggagagggaaacaggtgaaaatagaaattagaggTTAGTAATCCCAATGACCCACGCCTCACGCCccgggggggaaaaaaaactggtgGATATGAAAAAAGGATGGAGGATAAACACTGATGTAATAAACCCCTCAGCTCCCCCGAACAGACCAACTTGGGCTGACGGGAAGAAAGGTCATGAGCCCAGCTGCAAGTTACCTTTGAAGAATAAATATTCCAGAAAGGAAAAACCATGAGGCAAGCTGGTATCAGTTACAGTCACTGCAGCTGAAAGGCCTGCTGTGGCCTGACCCTATTCGCACAGGGAGCAGAGTTCAAGGGCTGAGGCTGGGCGGGGACCCTGAGCTGCAAAGGTCGGGGCACCCTGCAGCCCCAGTGCAGCAGTGGCAGAAAGCCAAGCAGGGGGCCCTAGTTGAGCAGGTTGCCCTGCTCCTGGGCCTGGGTCAGGCTGTCTTTGCGGTGCAGGTGGTGCACCCCCATCCTCTTGGGGCTGCGCTGGGGGCGGCTGGAGCTGGGGagtgcccaggccctgccctcagagcGGGGAGTGCCAGGCCCCTCTTCTGTGTCACAGTCACCGGACAGCAGGCTCTGGCGCTCTTCCTCGGGGCTGACGGGCAGGTTcagctcttcctcttcctcctccctgggaAAGCCAGGGTCAGCTTCTGTTGGCAGTAAAAGCCCGCTTTCACCAGGTAGGGAAGAAGGTGCCTGAACCTCCTCATCTCCGTCAGCGGGGCCTAGAGCAAAGTGGCGCTGCAGCTCAGGGAGCGCATCACGTCCGAAGGCTGTGCGCTGGGCCACAGCAGCCGGGGGCGGAGTGCGGTCCACAAACGCCCGCTGCCAGCTGGCCAGCAGGTCCTCCTCAGAGCTGGCAGAGCTGGCCGGGGCGCTGGGTGtcgggggggcagggctgggctggtgctggggtgaggcctgggctgaggCAGGGCTGCTGGGCATGGGGCTGGGGCGGGCCCGCTCTCCGCCCTCCTCCACTAGGCTCAGGGAGATGGCCTGGCGGGTGGCATACGTGCAGTTGGGCAGGGGGCTGTTGCGGGGTATCCGCACCTTATCCTCAGAGAACTCTATCACCTTGCGGCCAGAATACAGAGGGTGCGGCGGAGACGGGGTTGGGTAGGGGCTCAGCTTCTCAAAGGCTGGCAGGGGCGGCTCCTCCTCTGGGGAGCCCCCAGCAGTGCCCAGAGAGCGGCACTCCCCATTGGGTTGGGGGGttgggctgccaggggctggaggaccgGCCAGGTCACCCCCACTCATATCCACATGCACAAAGACGTCCTCAGCCAGGGGGCAACCGGCACTGCCTGACTGGGCTGAATTGAGCAGAAGAGACTCTGGCTTCTCCAACACTCGAGCAATGACCGAGGTGGGAACCACAGCCCCCGGGGCCGGGCTGGGGGCAGTGCCCAGGCTGGCAGCCTCCTGACCACTGCGCAGATGCTTCCGAACCATGTCCTGTAGCTCACAGGGCAGCTGGggtaaaggagagagaaggaaagagagacatGAATGATCCCAGCCTGACAGCTCTCTCCCTGGCAAAAAGTAACGGCTACCATGTATAAGGACCACAGTGTGCGGGACACTTGCTATCTATCTGTTCTTACAGCATGCCAAGGTATATCCTCATTTCGCAGATAAACTGAGACTCAACAGGGGTAAAATAACTTGAAGCTTTTGATTAACACAGCCATAATTTGAACCCAGTACTCGTGCTAAGGCCCATGTGCTTTCAAACGCCTAACTCCCCCATCCCAGCAGTACCTTCGGCCCAAACCAGGCACGAGCTTGATAATCAGTACTGATCAGAAGCCTTGGAAATACCTCCATTCCTTCTGCAGGCCTGAGCTTGGGCCTGAGCTCTGGGATCTAGAGTTTCTTCCTGGGGGCAAGAGGCCCTCTCAGTATTCTTATGGCTCATAGCTCTGGCCACTCCCTCCTGCACAGGATCCAGAAATTGAGaccctctctctgtgtctgttccAGAAATACCAGTAaggccagcccccaccccaccccatccctagTGATGGGCCTTTGATAGGACATAGGACACTAACCAGTGGCAGAGTTGACCAGCTTGAGAGGAAACAGGGAGGCAAGGGGATGACAAAGAGGGAGCTGAAGGCAGGAGAATGGAGAGAAGTGTAGGAACTGGAGTTAGAGGGGCCCTAAAATATGTGGACTGGCATTGGCAAGGAGGGCACCCTACTCACATCAGCGAACTTGTGGTTACGGAAGTGGGACTTGTTGCACTTGAGGAGCTGCACAGCGAGGTTGCAATCCAGCCGGTACCGCTCCTGCAGACACAGACAGGGTtcagagcccagccctgcccgggGGAGCACAGGCGGGGAGGACCCGAGGTGTACGTACATTGAGCTCCTCCAGCTTGTTGATGGTGTTCTTGGCGTCCAGCAGCTTGTTGGTCAGCTCCACGATCTCCCAGTCCAGCGTCTTCCTATCCATCTCAGCCTTCTTGATCTGGGGCACAGGACTCATGGTGAACCCAGCCCGCACTCAGCCAGCCCTTCCtcacttccccctcctcccagcccagagACACAGGAAGCCACAGGTGCTAGGGCAGCCAAGGCGGACAGAGTAGACAGACGATGGACAGACAGAAGGAGACCAGACACCTCCATAGTCCAGGCTGGCTGTGGGGTGGGGGCCTTTCTGAGCATGATCGATGGCCGCTGGGCCCAGGACAGAGTAGTCTAAGAGCTGCCCAGCCCTTGAGGGAGCTCAAGGGGCTCCACACACCAGGCGAGGCAGCTGGTACCTTAGAAGCAATAACTGTGCAAACCCAGAAGGTGGGAGGGAGCTGCAGGCTCAAAAGCAGCCTTCGGACCATCAGCTCCTGAACTAGATCCACATTCCCCTTCCCCCAGATGGCTTGGGCCTGCTACCGCTGCAGCTGAGAAGCTGTGAGCATTCAGTGGTGACGTCTGAATCAGTACCTCTGCGCAATCCAAGAGCAGCCTCCCCAACCATCCCCCAAGAGGGAGGCACTGACTGCTGAACGGGCCTCACacgaggaaaaggaaaggagtgGGCAGAGGGCAGTGGCCAGCCCCCAGCAATTCCAGATCTCAGCTGAGGAGGAGGCCAGGGCAAGGGAGAAAACACACAAACTCAGACGCAACTGCAAAAATCCAGCTGTGGCTAAGAGAGGCCTGAGAGGAGAGTGCGGCAGCGACGGTGGCAGCATGAGGGGAAGacgaggagagaagagaaacagtGTGAGCATTAAGACAGTCCTGACTTGCACAGCACACTGCGGGCCCCGCCCCACCACGGCCCACCCGCCTTCCCAAGCCCCAGGGCAGAATGGCAGTCCCCAGGCAAGTCCCAGCCCCCGGCTATGCTCTGAGTGCAGTGCCAGCCCAACTGCCCTCCTGGACAGATTACCAGCGTGTGCAGCTTGTCCTCCAGCTCCTGGTTGGTCCTCTGGGAAGCCGTGTAGCTGTTCTGCAGCCTGTAGAGGAATACAAGGAAGACCCTTGGACAAGGTCCTATTCTTCAGACCCTGCTCAGCCCCTCCCTGATATacgatcttgggcaagtcattc
It encodes the following:
- the TJAP1 gene encoding tight junction-associated protein 1 isoform X1; the protein is MTSAAPAKKPYRKAPPEHRELRLEVPGSRLEQEEPLTDAERMKLLQQENEELRRRLASATRRTEALERELEIGQDCLELELGQSREELDKFKDKFRRLQNSYTASQRTNQELEDKLHTLIKKAEMDRKTLDWEIVELTNKLLDAKNTINKLEELNERYRLDCNLAVQLLKCNKSHFRNHKFADLPCELQDMVRKHLRSGQEAASLGTAPSPAPGAVVPTSVIARVLEKPESLLLNSAQSGSAGCPLAEDVFVHVDMSGGDLAGPPAPGSPTPQPNGECRSLGTAGGSPEEEPPLPAFEKLSPYPTPSPPHPLYSGRKVIEFSEDKVRIPRNSPLPNCTYATRQAISLSLVEEGGERARPSPMPSSPASAQASPQHQPSPAPPTPSAPASSASSEEDLLASWQRAFVDRTPPPAAVAQRTAFGRDALPELQRHFALGPADGDEEVQAPSSLPGESGLLLPTEADPGFPREEEEEELNLPVSPEEERQSLLSGDCDTEEGPGTPRSEGRAWALPSSSRPQRSPKRMGVHHLHRKDSLTQAQEQGNLLN
- the TJAP1 gene encoding tight junction-associated protein 1 isoform X2 produces the protein MTSAAPAKKPYRKAPPEHRELRLEVPGSRLEQEEPLTDAERMKLLQQENEELRRRLASATRRTEALERELEIGQDCLELELGQSREELDKFKDKFRRLQNSYTASQRTNQELEDKLHTLASLSHSWIFAIKKAEMDRKTLDWEIVELTNKLLDAKNTINKLEELNERYRLDCNLAVQLLKCNKSHFRNHKFADLPCELQDMVRKHLRSGQEAASLGTAPSPAPGAVVPTSVIARVLEKPESLLLNSAQSGSAGCPLAEDVFVHVDMSGGDLAGPPAPGSPTPQPNGECRSLGTAGGSPEEEPPLPAFEKLSPYPTPSPPHPLYSGRKVIEFSEDKVRIPRNSPLPNCTYATRQAISLSLVEEGGERARPSPMPSSPASAQASPQHQPSPAPPTPSAPASSASSEEDLLASWQRAFVDRTPPPAAVAQRTAFGRDALPELQRHFALGPADGDEEVQAPSSLPGESGLLLPTEADPGFPREEEEEELNLPVSPEEERQSLLSGDCDTEEGPGTPRSEGRAWALPSSSRPQRSPKRMGVHHLHRKDSLTQAQEQGNLLN